Proteins found in one Vagococcus carniphilus genomic segment:
- a CDS encoding sensor histidine kinase — MRDKQKKHNRIVLTSKEKSELLIEGIVTIILLILLNLAMYMLLIQIVQSSLSIESMISNISTSIYDTFYSPTSYAWKKPIFFLLGIIDLSILYWRLIRRYRQMQQRHIISELHYISNGHYDHRIPFDLNGDSGKLIRSINALVDSTVEAIEEERRIEQSKDELITNVSHDIRTPLTSIIGYLGLIEEKKYSSDEELLKYTHTAYMKARQMKVLVDDLFEYTKVRQSNTPLSIMTFDMQQLIGQVVVDFELEASKKNVTVDFEASPSSLMMEGDTEKLVRVFDNLLSNALKYGVNGKQIIIHSEKIGSEVVITVKNDGKEIPKQSLDLLFDRFYRVEESRSQQTGGTGLGLAIAQSIVTLHNGYIYATSENGWTSFVIHLPLKSTEL; from the coding sequence TTGAGAGATAAACAAAAAAAACATAATCGAATTGTTCTAACCTCAAAAGAAAAAAGCGAGCTTCTTATAGAAGGTATTGTAACTATTATTTTATTAATTTTATTAAATTTAGCAATGTACATGTTATTAATACAAATTGTTCAGTCAAGTTTATCTATTGAAAGTATGATTAGCAATATCAGCACTTCTATCTATGATACTTTTTATAGTCCTACTTCTTACGCTTGGAAAAAACCAATTTTTTTCTTACTTGGAATTATCGACTTATCTATCCTTTATTGGCGACTAATTAGACGGTACAGACAAATGCAGCAACGCCATATTATTAGTGAACTTCACTATATCTCTAACGGGCACTATGACCACCGTATTCCTTTTGATCTCAACGGGGACTCTGGAAAGTTAATTCGAAGTATCAATGCTTTGGTCGACAGTACTGTAGAAGCCATTGAGGAAGAACGGCGTATTGAACAATCAAAAGATGAATTAATTACAAATGTTAGTCATGATATTAGAACACCTCTAACTTCAATTATCGGCTATCTCGGCTTAATTGAAGAAAAAAAATATTCTAGTGATGAGGAACTTTTAAAATATACTCATACAGCCTATATGAAAGCCAGACAAATGAAAGTGTTAGTAGATGATTTATTTGAGTATACTAAGGTTCGGCAATCTAACACACCTCTTAGCATTATGACTTTTGATATGCAACAATTAATTGGTCAAGTTGTTGTTGATTTCGAATTAGAAGCCTCTAAAAAAAATGTGACAGTCGACTTTGAAGCATCACCTTCTTCTCTTATGATGGAGGGTGACACAGAAAAATTAGTTCGAGTTTTTGATAATCTACTATCTAATGCTTTAAAATATGGAGTTAATGGTAAACAAATTATTATCCACTCTGAAAAAATTGGTTCAGAGGTTGTTATTACGGTGAAAAATGATGGTAAAGAAATTCCTAAACAATCACTTGATTTATTATTTGATCGCTTTTACCGAGTGGAAGAATCCAGATCACAACAAACTGGAGGTACAGGTTTAGGTTTGGCTATAGCTCAAAGTATAGTTACTCTACATAACGGCTATATTTATGCAACATCAGAAA
- a CDS encoding response regulator transcription factor, with the protein MKILVVDDDKEIVELLNIYIKNEGYDVIKAYNGKEALIKITANPDIDLMILDIMMPEMDGMEVVKELRKTSQIPIIMLTAKTTDMDKIQGLIAGADDYVTKPFNPLEIMARVKSLLRRTNMQQVQTEVPDILEIGPLKIKKESHEVTTDKNVNIQLTALEFGILYLLASHPNRVFSADEIFERVWQQESLVSAKTVMVHVSHLRDKIEEATNGEKVIQTVWGVGYKIER; encoded by the coding sequence ATGAAGATACTTGTTGTAGATGATGATAAAGAAATTGTTGAGCTATTAAATATATACATAAAAAACGAAGGCTACGATGTGATTAAAGCTTATAACGGAAAAGAGGCCTTAATTAAAATTACAGCTAACCCTGATATTGATTTGATGATTCTAGACATTATGATGCCTGAAATGGATGGTATGGAAGTTGTCAAAGAGCTTCGAAAAACTTCTCAAATCCCTATTATTATGTTAACTGCAAAAACAACAGACATGGATAAAATACAAGGTTTAATTGCAGGTGCTGACGATTACGTTACAAAGCCATTTAATCCATTAGAAATTATGGCACGTGTCAAATCGTTATTAAGACGAACAAATATGCAACAAGTTCAAACCGAAGTTCCAGATATTTTAGAGATTGGCCCTTTAAAAATAAAAAAAGAATCTCATGAAGTTACTACTGATAAAAATGTAAACATCCAATTAACAGCTCTTGAATTTGGTATTCTATATTTATTAGCTAGTCATCCTAATCGTGTTTTTAGCGCGGATGAAATATTTGAAAGAGTTTGGCAACAGGAAAGTTTAGTTTCAGCTAAAACTGTTATGGTTCATGTTAGTCACTTGAGAGATAAAATTGAAGAAGCCACAAATGGAGAAAAAGTAATCCAAACAGTTTGGGGTGTTGGCTATAAAATTGAGAGATAA